The Verrucomicrobiia bacterium genome contains a region encoding:
- a CDS encoding glycosyltransferase — protein sequence MTTPTLLNALPPAMICPSDPVTAPPLVSVVMLAYNHGPYIREAIEGVLQQKTSFPVELIVGEDCSPDNTRDIVREYARTHPQVVRLLTGDKNVGAHENCRRCELACRGKYIAYCEGDDYWHAPDKLARQVAFLEANPDYVMVHSDYRALYESSGRLIPSALGARPGLDDADAYNEILSGSRNVLTLTVCLRSAVLLPLCQECPEFYDARFLMGDTQRWLEVSRRGKVKYLPESLATHRFLPESASQSRNPARALRFALSAKDVLDYYLAKYGGSAEARRAARARSALHVLGLAYEAGDFPAAAQALQEYVGAGRVPWEAQLYYHGSKSPLAKQMVRPALATLTFSKRGWRKLGRMVRS from the coding sequence TCGGACCCAGTAACCGCTCCGCCCCTGGTGAGCGTGGTGATGCTGGCCTACAACCATGGTCCTTACATTCGTGAGGCCATTGAAGGCGTCCTCCAGCAGAAGACGTCGTTTCCCGTCGAGTTGATCGTGGGCGAGGATTGTTCACCCGACAACACGCGCGACATCGTGCGCGAATACGCGCGGACGCACCCGCAGGTGGTCCGGTTGCTGACGGGAGACAAAAATGTGGGGGCGCATGAGAATTGCCGGCGCTGTGAACTGGCCTGCCGGGGAAAATACATCGCCTACTGTGAAGGGGATGATTACTGGCATGCGCCAGACAAGCTGGCGCGGCAGGTCGCCTTTCTGGAGGCGAACCCGGATTACGTGATGGTGCACAGCGACTATCGCGCACTTTATGAAAGTTCGGGCCGGCTGATTCCGTCCGCATTGGGGGCGCGTCCGGGGCTGGATGATGCCGATGCCTACAACGAGATTCTCTCCGGGTCACGGAATGTGCTGACGCTGACGGTCTGCCTCCGGAGTGCGGTCCTGTTGCCGCTCTGCCAGGAGTGCCCGGAGTTTTATGATGCCCGTTTTCTAATGGGCGACACCCAGCGCTGGCTGGAAGTTTCCCGGCGGGGCAAGGTGAAGTATCTGCCGGAGTCCCTGGCCACGCACCGCTTCCTGCCGGAATCGGCCTCCCAATCCCGCAATCCGGCCCGGGCGTTGCGGTTCGCGTTGTCGGCCAAGGACGTGCTGGATTACTACCTGGCCAAATACGGCGGTTCAGCCGAAGCCCGACGGGCGGCCAGGGCAAGGTCGGCGTTGCATGTGCTGGGCCTGGCCTACGAGGCCGGAGATTTTCCCGCGGCGGCCCAGGCCTTGCAGGAATACGTGGGCGCAGGCCGCGTTCCCTGGGAGGCGCAACTTTACTACCATGGCAGCAAGTCACCGCTGGCGAAACAAATGGTGCGGCCGGCGCTGGCCACCCTGACCTTTTCCAAGCGCGGCTGGCGCAAGTTGGGCCGGATGGTGCGGTCCTGA
- a CDS encoding lipopolysaccharide biosynthesis protein gives MSLKHKAINAVVWSGVERLSVQVIRFAIGVILARLLMPAEFGLIGMLGIFLAVSGVFVNCGLGEGLIQKQNTTREDESTVFYVNVLFGALVALALYLAAPWVAQFYRQPILTSLTRLMALDVFIGSLGLVQTMLLTKEIDFKTQLKASALSTVISGIVAVIMAMRGCGVLSLVAQVLLGDALRVVLLWVYHDWRPVAAFSMTSLRELLPYGSKLFASGLLNSAFNEIYSLVIGRIYTPAALGLFTRAKQMQQLPVDNLCSIVGRVSFPVFAAVQQDKSQLKRGVRKAAQGLALINFPMMAGLAVIAHPLVVVLLTAKWEACVPYIQLLCVGGALYPLSLIHLNALSAQGRSDLFLRLEVIKKVILVAAIAVTFRYGVKGLLLGDIVVSIIACALNCHYSVRLFGYSWKEQILDLSPYLGISTVMGGAVWLAGLIPLGGELGRLVVQVAAGVTVYFLLCRICRLSAFAEAYDAVVSRMPRWRPA, from the coding sequence GTGAGCCTCAAACACAAAGCCATCAATGCGGTGGTCTGGAGCGGGGTGGAGCGCCTGTCCGTGCAGGTGATCCGCTTCGCCATTGGGGTCATTCTCGCGCGCCTGCTCATGCCGGCGGAGTTTGGTTTGATCGGCATGCTCGGCATTTTCCTCGCCGTGTCCGGCGTGTTCGTGAACTGCGGATTGGGGGAAGGGCTGATTCAGAAGCAAAACACCACCCGCGAAGATGAGTCCACGGTGTTTTACGTGAACGTGCTCTTCGGCGCGCTGGTGGCGCTGGCGTTGTATCTGGCGGCGCCGTGGGTCGCCCAGTTCTACCGGCAGCCCATTCTCACCAGTCTCACGCGGCTCATGGCGCTGGACGTTTTCATCGGTTCGCTGGGGCTGGTGCAGACGATGCTCCTCACCAAGGAGATTGATTTCAAAACCCAGTTGAAGGCGAGCGCGCTTTCCACGGTGATTTCCGGAATCGTGGCCGTCATCATGGCCATGCGCGGTTGCGGGGTGTTGAGCCTGGTGGCGCAGGTGTTGCTTGGCGATGCCCTCCGCGTGGTGTTGCTGTGGGTTTACCACGACTGGCGGCCGGTGGCGGCGTTCAGCATGACCTCCTTGCGCGAGCTGCTGCCCTACGGTTCGAAGTTGTTCGCCTCGGGGTTGCTGAACAGCGCGTTCAACGAGATTTATTCGCTGGTCATCGGCCGCATCTACACGCCGGCGGCGCTCGGATTGTTTACGCGCGCCAAACAGATGCAGCAACTGCCGGTCGATAATCTGTGCAGCATCGTCGGGCGCGTCTCCTTCCCGGTGTTCGCCGCGGTGCAACAGGACAAGAGCCAGCTCAAACGCGGCGTGCGCAAGGCCGCCCAGGGACTGGCCTTGATCAACTTTCCGATGATGGCGGGGCTGGCCGTGATCGCCCACCCGCTGGTGGTGGTGTTGCTGACGGCAAAGTGGGAGGCCTGCGTGCCTTACATCCAGTTGCTGTGCGTGGGCGGGGCCCTCTATCCGCTGAGCCTGATTCACCTCAACGCGCTGTCCGCCCAGGGACGGTCGGATTTGTTTCTGCGGCTCGAAGTCATCAAGAAGGTCATTCTGGTGGCCGCCATTGCCGTCACGTTCCGCTATGGCGTCAAAGGCCTGCTTCTGGGCGACATCGTCGTCTCGATCATCGCGTGCGCGCTGAATTGCCATTACTCGGTCCGGTTGTTTGGTTACTCGTGGAAGGAACAAATTCTGGACTTGTCGCCCTATCTGGGCATTTCGACGGTCATGGGCGGGGCGGTGTGGCTGGCCGGACTGATTCCGCTGGGCGGGGAACTGGGGCGGTTGGTGGTCCAGGTGGCAGCCGGTGTCACCGTGTATTTCCTGTTGTGCCGGATTTGCCGGTTGTCCGCCTTTGCCGAAGCCTATGACGCCGTGGTGAGCCGGATGCCGCGTTGGCGTCCGGCATGA
- a CDS encoding DegT/DnrJ/EryC1/StrS family aminotransferase: MLKPFEKPIYVTSPFLPPLAEFTEGLQEIWDSRWLTNNGPVVQRFQRQLAELMGSDNLCLFNNGTLALQIALQGLQLSGEVITTPFTFVATTHALYWNKIRPVFVDIEPEHYTLDPAQVEAAITPWTTAILAVHVYGYPCRLAELADIARRHRLVLLYDAAHAFGVTVDGKSIGHYGDLSMFSFHATKLYHSVEGGMLMFTDPGLKKPFDYLKNFGFENELEVVMPGTNAKMNEFQALMGLQVLRYLEAIISRRAQIDALYRSCLRDVPGLRLPHLPAGNVRFNHAYFPVEIDEAEFGLSRDGLYTALQQYNVFTRRYFYPLVNDFPCYRNVALTAPLTQARRIAQRILTLPIYDSLALADVEKICELIRHLGRRTPRRTQAVRPVEQPVA, from the coding sequence ATGTTGAAGCCGTTTGAAAAACCCATTTACGTAACGAGTCCGTTTCTGCCGCCGCTGGCCGAATTCACGGAAGGCCTGCAGGAGATTTGGGATTCCCGCTGGCTCACGAACAACGGTCCCGTGGTGCAACGGTTCCAGCGGCAACTGGCGGAGTTGATGGGCAGCGACAATCTGTGCCTGTTCAACAACGGCACGCTCGCGCTGCAAATCGCCCTGCAAGGATTGCAGTTGTCCGGCGAAGTCATCACCACGCCCTTCACGTTTGTCGCCACCACGCACGCGCTTTACTGGAACAAAATCCGGCCGGTGTTCGTGGACATCGAGCCGGAACATTACACGCTCGACCCGGCCCAGGTGGAGGCGGCCATTACGCCCTGGACCACGGCCATCCTGGCGGTGCATGTCTATGGCTATCCCTGCCGGCTGGCCGAACTGGCGGACATCGCCCGGCGGCATCGGCTGGTGCTGTTGTATGATGCCGCCCACGCCTTCGGCGTGACCGTGGACGGCAAATCCATCGGCCACTATGGTGACCTGAGCATGTTCAGTTTCCACGCCACCAAGCTCTACCACTCGGTGGAGGGGGGCATGTTGATGTTTACCGATCCGGGCCTCAAAAAGCCGTTCGACTACCTCAAGAATTTCGGCTTTGAGAACGAGCTGGAGGTGGTCATGCCGGGCACCAACGCCAAGATGAACGAGTTTCAGGCGCTGATGGGCCTGCAGGTGCTGCGGTATCTGGAGGCCATCATCAGCCGGCGCGCGCAAATCGATGCGCTCTACCGGTCCTGCCTGAGGGACGTTCCGGGGCTGCGGCTGCCGCACCTCCCGGCGGGCAACGTCCGGTTCAATCACGCCTATTTCCCCGTCGAAATCGATGAGGCGGAATTCGGCCTGAGCCGCGACGGGCTCTACACCGCATTGCAGCAATACAATGTTTTCACGCGGCGCTATTTTTATCCGCTGGTGAACGATTTCCCCTGTTACCGCAATGTGGCCCTGACGGCGCCGCTGACCCAGGCCCGGCGCATCGCCCAACGGATTCTGACGCTGCCGATCTACGATTCCCTCGCGCTCGCGGACGTGGAGAAGATTTGCGAGCTGATCCGGCATTTGGGACGGCGAACGCCCCGCCGCACCCAGGCGGTGCGGCCCGTCGAACAGCCGGTGGCGTGA
- a CDS encoding glycosyltransferase: MVDTIPKVSSPPVRESAVAAPRISVVVPTFNRRDSLRQLLESLARQTLPTADYEVVVVSDGSTDGTGDLVRRLQVAQPNVTLLETRNRGPGAARNAGARAARAPYIAFTDDDCLATPGWLENLLQAFTTTGACVLQGRTTTNPQQITPFTHQVDMEGLDSAVPTCNAAYARTVFEQAGGFDESFSFAHNEDADLAWRVMPQGAIVYAPAAQIEHPPRRDTFVRRARWVKCLESEFYLFYKHPGLYRKFRGHSPWSVIYWNVFVIDQLRQLRACGRYVARRFNPYYFVVGVALVCTRWFNLLRFFPAYRRAQIFYREHIRSRPCSEGRQHFETSPRK; the protein is encoded by the coding sequence ATGGTTGATACCATTCCCAAGGTTTCGTCTCCACCCGTTCGGGAGAGTGCCGTGGCGGCGCCACGCATTTCCGTCGTGGTGCCCACGTTCAACCGGCGTGACTCGTTGCGTCAGTTGCTGGAATCACTGGCGCGTCAGACGCTGCCGACGGCGGACTATGAAGTGGTGGTGGTGAGTGACGGGTCCACCGACGGGACCGGCGACCTGGTGCGCCGCCTGCAGGTTGCCCAGCCCAATGTGACCTTGCTGGAAACCCGCAACCGGGGGCCGGGCGCGGCGCGCAACGCCGGGGCGCGGGCGGCCCGGGCACCCTACATCGCGTTCACCGATGATGACTGCCTCGCCACGCCGGGCTGGCTGGAGAACCTGCTGCAGGCGTTCACCACCACGGGCGCCTGTGTCCTGCAGGGACGCACGACGACGAACCCGCAGCAGATTACGCCCTTCACGCACCAGGTGGACATGGAGGGACTGGACTCGGCCGTGCCCACGTGCAACGCGGCGTATGCCCGCACTGTCTTTGAACAGGCGGGCGGCTTCGATGAATCGTTTTCGTTTGCTCACAACGAAGACGCCGACCTCGCGTGGCGCGTCATGCCGCAGGGTGCGATCGTTTATGCGCCCGCCGCGCAGATTGAACATCCACCCCGTCGCGACACCTTCGTGCGGCGGGCGCGCTGGGTGAAATGTCTGGAGAGCGAGTTTTATCTGTTTTACAAGCATCCCGGGCTCTACCGGAAATTCCGGGGACATTCCCCCTGGTCGGTCATCTACTGGAACGTCTTTGTCATTGATCAACTCCGGCAGCTCCGGGCCTGCGGCCGGTATGTGGCTCGCCGGTTCAATCCTTATTACTTTGTGGTCGGCGTGGCGCTGGTTTGCACCCGCTGGTTCAATCTGCTCCGCTTTTTTCCGGCCTATCGCCGGGCCCAGATCTTTTACCGGGAGCACATTCGATCGCGCCCGTGCAGCGAAGGCCGGCAACACTTCGAAACGTCCCCTCGCAAGTGA
- a CDS encoding acetyltransferase translates to MAHQTVIIWGSSGHALVVADILSQQKEVAIAGMIDDFKRDRHGTLVEGIPVLGGREYLDQAAAQGVTHVVFGFGDCAARLQLAAVVEAKGLSLATAIHPRATVAGNSRVGPGAVVAAGAVIGPRACLDQNVIVNTCASVDHECHIEAGAHIGPGARLGGLVTVAAAAWLGIGAIVLDRIHIGAGSIVGAGAVVTKDVPAGVVAYGVPARVVCSVAEHAAKSVR, encoded by the coding sequence GTGGCTCATCAAACCGTCATCATTTGGGGATCATCCGGTCACGCCTTGGTGGTGGCCGACATCCTGAGCCAGCAAAAGGAGGTCGCCATCGCCGGCATGATCGATGATTTCAAGCGGGACCGGCACGGAACGCTGGTCGAAGGCATTCCGGTGCTGGGCGGGCGGGAGTATCTGGATCAGGCGGCGGCTCAAGGGGTGACGCATGTCGTATTTGGCTTTGGCGATTGTGCGGCCCGCTTGCAGCTGGCGGCGGTGGTTGAGGCAAAAGGTCTTTCCCTGGCAACCGCAATCCATCCCCGGGCCACGGTGGCCGGCAACAGCCGGGTTGGGCCCGGTGCTGTCGTCGCCGCGGGGGCCGTGATCGGCCCACGGGCGTGCCTCGACCAGAACGTCATTGTCAACACGTGCGCCAGCGTGGATCACGAATGTCACATTGAGGCCGGGGCTCACATTGGTCCCGGTGCCCGCCTGGGCGGCTTGGTGACGGTGGCCGCGGCGGCATGGCTGGGCATCGGTGCCATCGTTCTCGACCGGATTCACATCGGTGCCGGGTCGATCGTGGGCGCGGGGGCCGTCGTGACCAAGGACGTGCCGGCCGGGGTGGTCGCGTATGGGGTTCCCGCCCGGGTCGTATGTTCCGTCGCCGAGCACGCCGCCAAATCAGTCCGCTAG
- a CDS encoding lipopolysaccharide biosynthesis protein: MNQSAPISQPGAVAAEPNPAGGLGRIFGRQNAEQIKRKSVRGGAVTLVSQGFKFVLTTATTMVMARLLTPADFGLQGMIVAWTGIVGLFGDIGLSMATIQSDTVTHEQTSTLFWINVALGTLLALMVALLAPLLAAFNHEPRLFWMTLVVASTFLLGGLGVQHSALLVREMRFLALAKVQIASLVAGSLTGIAMAAYGCGYWALVGSMVAAPLVNVAGLWLSVRWLPGRPRRGFGLRSALHFGGILTLNNVVVYLGYNLEKVLLGRFWGADALGLYGRAYSLVNLPTTQLHNAVNTVAFPVFSRLQSEPARLRTSFLKVYATVVSLCIPVTLGCVLFAPEMIHIALGAQWDGAVPIFRLLGPTVLAFGMINPFGWFLISTGRVVRSFNISLLIAPAVILGILGGLHYGPKGVALAYSVVMTVLIVPVILWAIRGTGIRFMDILKSLGPAALSGLCAAAAGLGFNLLLGQAWSPVLRLLCGLGLVLAVDAGMLLWVMGQKAFFVDLVREMFQRGKGQPPET; encoded by the coding sequence ATGAATCAGTCTGCTCCCATCAGTCAACCGGGGGCGGTCGCGGCGGAACCGAATCCGGCCGGCGGCTTGGGCCGGATTTTTGGCCGGCAGAACGCCGAGCAGATCAAGCGCAAATCCGTGCGCGGCGGCGCGGTCACCCTGGTTTCCCAGGGATTCAAGTTCGTGCTCACGACGGCCACCACCATGGTCATGGCCCGGCTGCTCACCCCGGCGGATTTCGGTTTGCAGGGGATGATCGTGGCGTGGACCGGCATCGTTGGTTTGTTTGGGGACATCGGTCTGAGCATGGCCACCATTCAAAGCGATACCGTCACGCACGAGCAAACGTCGACGCTGTTCTGGATCAATGTGGCGTTGGGCACCCTGCTGGCCTTGATGGTGGCCCTTCTGGCGCCCTTGCTGGCCGCCTTCAACCACGAGCCGCGGCTGTTCTGGATGACCCTGGTGGTGGCCTCGACGTTTTTGCTGGGCGGCCTGGGCGTGCAACACTCGGCCTTGCTGGTGCGGGAGATGCGGTTTCTCGCCCTGGCCAAGGTGCAAATCGCCTCGCTGGTGGCGGGTTCATTGACCGGCATTGCCATGGCCGCCTATGGGTGCGGCTACTGGGCGCTGGTGGGGAGCATGGTGGCCGCCCCGCTCGTCAACGTGGCGGGTTTGTGGCTTTCCGTCCGGTGGCTGCCCGGCCGGCCCCGGCGGGGCTTCGGGCTGCGCTCGGCGCTGCATTTTGGCGGCATCCTGACGTTGAACAATGTGGTGGTGTATCTGGGTTACAACCTGGAGAAGGTGTTGTTGGGACGCTTTTGGGGAGCGGACGCGCTGGGACTCTACGGCCGCGCCTATTCCCTGGTCAACCTGCCCACCACCCAGTTGCACAATGCCGTCAACACCGTGGCGTTTCCGGTCTTCTCCCGGTTGCAATCCGAGCCCGCGCGTTTGCGGACCTCCTTTCTGAAGGTTTATGCCACCGTGGTGTCACTCTGCATTCCGGTTACCCTCGGCTGTGTTCTGTTTGCACCGGAGATGATTCATATTGCGCTGGGGGCGCAGTGGGACGGCGCGGTGCCCATTTTCCGGTTGCTGGGCCCCACCGTGCTCGCCTTTGGCATGATCAATCCGTTCGGGTGGTTTTTGATTTCCACCGGCCGGGTGGTGCGCAGCTTCAACATCTCCCTGCTGATCGCGCCCGCGGTCATTCTGGGCATTTTGGGCGGGTTGCATTACGGCCCCAAGGGCGTGGCCCTGGCCTATTCGGTGGTGATGACGGTTTTGATCGTGCCGGTCATCCTTTGGGCGATCCGGGGGACCGGCATTCGCTTCATGGACATCTTAAAGTCACTCGGACCGGCGGCCTTGTCCGGTCTGTGCGCGGCGGCGGCCGGGTTGGGTTTCAACCTCCTGCTGGGGCAGGCATGGTCACCGGTGCTCCGTTTGCTGTGCGGGCTGGGGCTCGTGCTGGCGGTTGATGCGGGGATGCTGTTGTGGGTGATGGGGCAGAAAGCCTTCTTCGTGGATTTGGTCAGGGAAATGTTTCAACGCGGAAAAGGTCAACCACCGGAAACATAA